The following proteins are encoded in a genomic region of uncultured Methanobrevibacter sp.:
- a CDS encoding DEAD/DEAH box helicase, translated as MMNFDDFNISDEIKNAIGDMGFEKTTPIQEMAIPLGLAGRDITGQAQTGSGKTIAFAIPVLEKLFIPDRSPQSIILCPTRELCLQVADEISKLGKYVKKLKVLAVYGGQPIGKQTRVLKKGVHIVVGTPGRVIDHIERGNLNLIGVESVVLDEADEMLDMGFRDDIETILKSTPRQRQTMLFSATMPTEIRKIAKNYQNNPKFIKVSNKKENIPKITQHAFMTNHKYKFDDLTKLFEVYAIKSALIFCNTKKGVDFVFKRLKKNGYSSEALHGDMTQKTRDRVMNKFRNGNVSFLVATDVAARGLDISNLDFIVNYDVAQNYDSYIHRIGRTARAGKSGCALTLVSKEDFANFNNINKQSKGKITQKKIPSDAEIENIKLNRILDDSLNSIKIDNLEKYIKIIKKKSSADISSEKIAAALLRKLGEN; from the coding sequence ATGATGAATTTTGATGATTTTAACATTTCAGATGAAATTAAAAATGCCATCGGCGATATGGGCTTTGAAAAGACCACTCCAATTCAGGAAATGGCAATTCCTCTTGGATTGGCGGGAAGAGATATTACCGGCCAGGCACAAACAGGTTCCGGAAAAACAATTGCCTTTGCAATACCTGTTCTTGAAAAGCTGTTTATTCCAGACAGATCTCCTCAATCAATTATCCTATGTCCCACCAGGGAGCTTTGCCTTCAGGTAGCCGATGAGATTTCCAAACTCGGCAAATATGTCAAAAAACTTAAGGTACTTGCAGTTTACGGCGGTCAGCCAATAGGAAAGCAGACAAGAGTTCTTAAAAAAGGAGTTCATATTGTTGTCGGCACTCCAGGTCGGGTAATTGATCATATCGAACGTGGAAACCTTAACCTTATTGGAGTTGAAAGTGTTGTTCTTGATGAAGCAGATGAAATGTTGGATATGGGATTTAGGGATGATATTGAAACAATACTTAAAAGTACTCCTCGCCAAAGACAGACTATGCTTTTTTCAGCTACAATGCCAACAGAAATCAGAAAAATAGCCAAAAATTATCAGAATAATCCTAAATTTATAAAAGTTTCCAACAAAAAGGAAAACATTCCAAAAATCACACAGCACGCCTTCATGACAAATCACAAATATAAGTTTGATGACTTGACAAAATTATTTGAAGTATATGCCATAAAATCAGCGCTTATATTCTGCAATACCAAAAAAGGAGTTGATTTTGTTTTTAAACGCCTGAAAAAGAATGGCTATTCATCAGAAGCTTTGCATGGAGACATGACTCAGAAGACCCGTGACAGGGTAATGAACAAGTTTCGAAACGGAAATGTCAGTTTCCTGGTTGCAACCGATGTGGCTGCCCGTGGTCTTGACATCTCAAATCTTGATTTTATTGTCAACTATGACGTTGCCCAGAACTATGATTCATATATCCACAGAATCGGCAGAACTGCCCGTGCAGGAAAAAGCGGCTGTGCTTTAACATTGGTTTCAAAAGAAGATTTTGCAAACTTTAACAATATCAATAAGCAAAGCAAAGGCAAAATCACACAAAAGAAAATTCCCAGTGATGCAGAAATTGAAAACATTAAATTAAATCGAATTTTGGATGATTCATTAAATTCAATTAAAATTGATAATTTAGAAAAATATATTAAAATAATAAAAAAGAAGTCTTCTGCAGATATTTCTTCTGAGAAAATAGCTGCAGCATTATTAAGGAAATTGGGTGAAAATTAA